From one Acidibrevibacterium fodinaquatile genomic stretch:
- a CDS encoding branched-chain amino acid ABC transporter permease: protein MSASGEARATAPFGGSAMSSRQVWILVVLVLVAALAWLIFSVWPTWLAGVLISKKAFVSAILNGLTLSGLYFLVASGFTLVFGLMRNVNLAHGSLYLLGAYIGYEVTTRTGYWLLGVAAGFAGLAIIGVGMQVFVFRRLEGDDLRQTLVTLGISIVAADLMLAIWTGATYQIPIPNWLDGAVTLPIITAVRSNGVPVFLRYTLFRLVVLAAAIVIGIGLWFMLNRTRVGMMIRAGVDDRAMLSASGVNVHAVFAIVFAVGAGLAGFAGTIGGSVLSVAPGEDVRYLLASLVVVIVGGMGSITGAAIGALLIGLAEQIGLVYFPTYGVVLTFVIMVAVLAFRPRGILGRAR, encoded by the coding sequence ATGAGCGCATCAGGCGAAGCGCGCGCCACGGCGCCTTTCGGCGGCAGTGCCATGAGTTCGCGACAGGTATGGATTCTGGTTGTGCTCGTGCTCGTGGCCGCGCTTGCGTGGCTGATTTTCTCTGTGTGGCCAACATGGCTTGCGGGCGTGCTCATCTCAAAGAAAGCCTTCGTCAGTGCGATATTGAACGGGCTTACTCTCTCGGGCCTCTATTTCTTGGTAGCGAGCGGATTCACCCTCGTCTTCGGGCTGATGCGCAACGTCAATCTCGCGCATGGATCGCTCTACCTCCTCGGCGCCTATATTGGCTACGAGGTCACGACCCGTACCGGGTACTGGTTGCTCGGCGTTGCTGCCGGGTTTGCCGGTTTGGCGATAATCGGCGTTGGCATGCAGGTTTTTGTTTTCCGCCGCCTCGAGGGCGATGATCTCCGCCAAACACTGGTGACGCTTGGTATCTCAATCGTGGCCGCCGACCTCATGCTCGCGATATGGACCGGCGCGACATATCAGATTCCGATACCGAACTGGCTTGACGGCGCCGTAACCTTGCCGATTATCACCGCGGTGCGTTCAAACGGCGTGCCAGTATTCCTGCGCTATACGCTTTTTCGTCTCGTCGTTCTCGCGGCAGCGATCGTTATCGGCATCGGATTATGGTTCATGCTCAATCGCACCCGGGTCGGCATGATGATCCGCGCGGGTGTCGACGACCGGGCCATGCTCTCGGCATCCGGCGTCAATGTACATGCCGTCTTCGCGATAGTGTTCGCGGTTGGTGCTGGACTCGCCGGTTTCGCGGGTACGATCGGTGGCTCGGTGCTGTCGGTCGCGCCGGGCGAGGATGTGCGCTATCTCTTGGCCTCGCTCGTGGTGGTGATCGTCGGCGGCATGGGTTCGATTACCGGTGCCGCCATCGGTGCGTTGCTCATCGGCCTCGCTGAGCAAATCGGCCTGGTCTATTTTCCGACATACGGTGTGGTTCTCACTTTTGTTATCATGGTGGCGGTGCTGGCCTTCCGGCCGCGAGGAATCCTGGGGCGCGCGCGATGA
- a CDS encoding branched-chain amino acid ABC transporter permease — translation MSGLLDAVRPRGDVALLERVGVGHIVLGALLLVYPAIASEFFLIQIAAYSLIWGMVALSLMMLAGYGGMVSMAPISIAGIAGYTVAIFGLNHTGVHGFGWPFWILVPFAVLFAALVSALIGMISNRTEGIYTIMITLAIATGFFYFTQQNYALFNGHSGFAGIDAPKFWDINWRDPMPFYYLCLGCAALSYAAVLYASRSAYGLTLQAVRDNARRMRALGYDVTRHKVLAYFYAGLIAGLAGVLLVWFNGRISPGTINVSAAINVLVIAVIGGIRHPIGPFVGAVVVVLIQTFAIDIVGAERYNTLIGLIFLVIVFVSPDGVLGLWEKVKLRTP, via the coding sequence ATGAGCGGGCTGCTAGACGCTGTCCGGCCGCGCGGGGACGTGGCCCTTCTCGAGCGAGTCGGTGTCGGCCATATCGTGCTCGGCGCTCTCCTTCTCGTCTATCCGGCGATTGCGTCCGAGTTTTTTCTCATCCAAATCGCGGCCTATTCGTTGATCTGGGGAATGGTGGCACTGTCCTTGATGATGCTCGCCGGCTATGGCGGCATGGTCAGCATGGCGCCCATCTCGATCGCCGGTATCGCTGGCTACACGGTCGCGATCTTCGGGTTGAACCATACCGGAGTGCATGGTTTCGGATGGCCATTCTGGATTTTGGTGCCGTTTGCTGTGCTGTTCGCCGCGCTGGTTTCAGCCCTTATCGGGATGATCTCCAACCGCACCGAGGGCATCTATACCATCATGATCACCCTCGCAATCGCGACCGGTTTTTTCTATTTCACGCAGCAAAACTACGCTTTATTCAATGGACATTCTGGATTCGCGGGGATCGACGCGCCGAAATTCTGGGACATCAATTGGCGTGACCCGATGCCATTCTATTATCTTTGTCTCGGCTGTGCCGCGCTCTCTTATGCCGCAGTGCTCTACGCCTCACGTTCGGCCTACGGGCTCACCTTGCAGGCGGTGCGTGACAACGCTCGACGCATGCGCGCCCTCGGCTATGACGTGACGCGGCATAAGGTGTTGGCCTATTTTTATGCCGGGCTGATCGCGGGATTGGCCGGCGTTTTGCTAGTCTGGTTCAATGGTCGTATTTCGCCAGGGACGATCAACGTCAGCGCCGCGATCAATGTTTTGGTTATTGCCGTCATCGGCGGCATTCGTCACCCAATCGGTCCATTCGTGGGTGCGGTCGTCGTCGTTCTGATCCAGACGTTTGCCATCGATATCGTCGGCGCCGAACGCTACAATACGCTCATCGGACTCATTTTTCTGGTGATTGTTTTCGTGTCTCCCGATGGCGTTCTTGGCTTGTGGGAGAAGGTGAAATTGCGTACGCCTTAA
- a CDS encoding ABC transporter substrate-binding protein: MTRRTCFALALAGLLVAPELAFAEDTVKIGVLATFEGAFTVLGEDGMRGAMTAVDEFHGMVGGKKIEIIKGSSDASPDSAVRAARKLVEQDGVKVLVGPLSGDEGLAIKDYAKTKPDVTFLNGSSAAQDTTLRDPAPNFFRFSTDGAQWMAGLGDYAFGQKGYKRVAIVAEDYSFPYTQVFGFMAEFCKAGGHVPAKAWVPIGTKDYSSVIAAIPEDVDAIYVALGGADAVNFLTQYEQAGGKAPLIGGSITVDQTVLTSKGKIHDVLIGTPSAGPTADSNPSPQWKAFVDAYKKQSGAFPVPSLFAHAYYINMKAALLGLQEIGDDVSDGGKRLRATLSTLTFETPTGKVSLDANRNAIADIFLTEVVKLPDGTLFNKLIKIEPQVNQTLGIPRDEFLKLGKVGRDNPSCP, from the coding sequence ATGACGAGACGAACATGTTTTGCGCTGGCACTGGCCGGCCTGCTTGTTGCGCCAGAACTGGCGTTCGCTGAGGATACCGTCAAGATCGGTGTCCTGGCGACGTTTGAGGGCGCGTTCACTGTTCTCGGTGAGGATGGAATGCGTGGCGCGATGACCGCCGTCGATGAATTTCACGGCATGGTTGGTGGCAAGAAAATAGAAATCATTAAGGGTTCATCAGACGCTTCGCCAGATAGCGCAGTGCGGGCGGCGCGCAAACTCGTCGAACAGGACGGAGTGAAGGTTTTGGTCGGCCCGCTCTCCGGTGATGAGGGTCTCGCGATCAAGGATTACGCCAAGACCAAGCCGGATGTCACCTTTCTCAATGGTTCCTCGGCGGCACAAGATACTACCCTGCGTGATCCTGCGCCCAATTTCTTCCGCTTCTCGACGGATGGCGCGCAGTGGATGGCCGGGCTCGGCGACTATGCGTTCGGGCAGAAAGGTTATAAGCGGGTTGCCATCGTCGCGGAGGATTATTCCTTTCCCTATACCCAGGTTTTCGGCTTCATGGCCGAGTTTTGTAAGGCTGGCGGTCATGTGCCAGCGAAGGCGTGGGTTCCGATCGGGACCAAGGATTATTCCTCGGTGATCGCCGCAATCCCGGAAGACGTTGATGCGATCTATGTCGCGCTCGGTGGCGCCGATGCGGTCAATTTTCTGACCCAGTACGAACAGGCGGGTGGTAAGGCCCCGTTGATCGGTGGCTCGATAACCGTCGATCAAACTGTGCTCACTTCGAAGGGTAAGATCCATGACGTGCTTATCGGGACTCCCTCGGCCGGCCCCACCGCTGACAGCAATCCGAGCCCGCAATGGAAAGCCTTCGTCGATGCCTATAAAAAGCAATCCGGTGCCTTCCCGGTGCCATCGCTCTTCGCACACGCCTATTATATCAACATGAAGGCAGCTTTGCTTGGGCTTCAGGAGATCGGAGATGACGTCTCTGACGGGGGCAAAAGGCTGCGAGCGACGCTTTCTACGCTTACCTTCGAGACGCCGACGGGAAAAGTATCGCTCGACGCCAATCGTAACGCCATTGCCGATATCTTTCTGACCGAGGTCGTGAAACTGCCGGATGGGACGCTGTTTAATAAACTCATCAAGATCGAGCCGCAGGTCAATCAAACCCTCGGTATCCCGCGCGACGAATTCCTGAAGCTTGGCAAAGTCGGGCGTGATAACCCGTCCTGCCCGTGA
- a CDS encoding ABC transporter ATP-binding protein, whose amino-acid sequence MAETSIADRLHGAGAHALELEGVTRHFGALAALSGITMRIMAGERRAVLGSNGAGKTTLFNAITGEFPLTAGRIRFFGEDISDLPTHERIRRGLRRTYQISQLFSGLSVLDSVFLACRGVSRRRFSLRRPGAMDINVMQAHSIINAVHLDDDRDRLVSTLSHGQQRQLEVALALAGAPRFILFDEPAAGLSPSERRDLVVILKTLPKHIGYIIIEHDLDVALRVTDYVSMMHNGRLFKEGTPEEIENDPEVQDIYLGGRHG is encoded by the coding sequence ATGGCCGAAACTTCGATCGCAGACCGTCTTCACGGCGCTGGCGCGCATGCGTTGGAGTTGGAAGGCGTGACGCGTCATTTCGGTGCGTTGGCGGCGCTCTCGGGGATCACGATGCGGATCATGGCGGGCGAGCGGCGCGCGGTATTGGGCTCGAACGGCGCCGGTAAAACGACATTGTTCAATGCCATCACTGGTGAATTTCCGCTCACGGCCGGCCGCATCCGGTTTTTCGGCGAAGACATTTCCGACCTGCCGACGCATGAGCGTATCCGCCGCGGCCTTCGGCGAACTTACCAAATCTCACAGCTTTTCAGCGGATTAAGTGTGCTCGACAGTGTGTTTCTTGCGTGCCGTGGCGTATCGCGACGGCGCTTTTCCCTGCGCCGGCCGGGTGCGATGGATATCAATGTCATGCAGGCGCACTCGATCATCAACGCGGTTCACCTCGATGATGATCGCGACCGTCTGGTTTCGACCCTGAGCCACGGCCAGCAACGCCAGCTTGAGGTTGCCCTCGCGCTCGCCGGGGCGCCGCGCTTCATCCTGTTCGATGAGCCTGCCGCTGGCCTGTCGCCGAGCGAACGTCGTGACCTTGTTGTCATTCTCAAGACTTTACCAAAGCATATCGGTTATATCATCATCGAGCATGACCTTGATGTCGCATTGCGCGTGACCGACTATGTTTCGATGATGCATAACGGGCGGCTGTTCAAGGAGGGCACTCCCGAGGAAATCGAGAATGATCCCGAAGTACAAGATATCTATCTCGGGGGCAGGCATGGTTGA
- a CDS encoding ABC transporter permease produces MYYGESHAIQGVSLTLERGVLSVVGRNGMGKSTLCNAITGLKRARTGSIRVHGREIVALEPYEIHRLGVGYVPQGRRCWPSLSVDEHLRLAAGNRRDAMWTAARIYQTFPRLAERRNHGGSQLSGGEQQMLAIARALLSDPKLLVMDEPTEGLAPNIVTQVERLLVTLAEADEMAILVIEQNIGVATAVSDHVAIMVNGRVNRIMAASALAADRGLQQRLLGVGRNVEEEPQNPKASIEAEQHLAAVYRIERSGVNGAEEGAPTEGNDFRPVTRLPNRWRVPLAPDTAAAAQTWAKSESTAAPEAVFAQPVGERVGRTALVVGTFDTKGKELRFIAERLKALGLRTRQVDLSTTGKATPADVTALEVASFHPRGADAVMSGDRGAAVTAMAEAFARWIVREPDIGGIISAGGSGGTTLATAGMRVLPIGVPKLMVSTVAAGDVAHYVGGTDIMMLPSVADIQGLNSITERVLGNAAHALAGMIAQLPTAEAREARRKHARPALGITMFGVTTPLVQAISRKLERDYDCLVFHATGIGGRAMERLADSRLLVAMLDLTTTEIADMIVGGVFPADQDRFGSAIRTGMPYVGSVGALDMVNFGPRETVPEKFRGRKFVIHNPNVTLMRTTRDENRAFGEWIGARLNRMAGPVRFLLPEGGVSLLDAPGQPFYDPEADAALFEAIEKSVLPSPSRRVERVACNINEPAFADAVIASFRAIAPKLQRRA; encoded by the coding sequence GTGTATTACGGGGAAAGCCACGCGATTCAGGGTGTGTCATTGACGCTGGAGCGCGGCGTGCTCTCGGTCGTCGGTCGCAATGGGATGGGGAAGAGCACGCTTTGCAATGCCATCACCGGGCTCAAACGGGCCCGCACGGGCAGCATTCGTGTTCATGGCCGCGAAATCGTTGCTCTCGAGCCTTACGAGATCCATCGTCTCGGTGTCGGTTATGTGCCGCAGGGGCGGCGCTGCTGGCCTAGTCTTTCGGTTGATGAGCATTTGCGTCTCGCCGCGGGCAATAGACGCGATGCGATGTGGACGGCAGCGCGCATCTATCAGACATTTCCACGTCTTGCTGAGCGGCGCAACCATGGTGGATCACAACTTTCCGGCGGCGAGCAGCAAATGTTGGCGATCGCCCGCGCTTTGCTCAGCGATCCGAAATTGCTCGTTATGGACGAACCAACGGAAGGCTTGGCCCCGAACATCGTCACTCAGGTCGAGCGACTCCTGGTGACGCTTGCCGAAGCGGACGAGATGGCGATCCTCGTGATCGAGCAGAATATCGGTGTCGCGACCGCGGTCTCCGATCACGTGGCGATCATGGTCAACGGCCGCGTCAACCGGATCATGGCCGCGAGCGCGCTGGCTGCTGATCGAGGCTTGCAGCAACGTTTGCTCGGCGTCGGTCGTAACGTCGAGGAAGAACCGCAAAACCCAAAAGCAAGTATCGAGGCGGAGCAGCACTTGGCCGCCGTCTATCGCATCGAGCGCAGTGGCGTGAACGGGGCGGAGGAGGGCGCGCCGACTGAGGGCAACGACTTTCGACCTGTGACGCGCCTCCCTAATCGCTGGCGGGTGCCCCTGGCCCCGGATACAGCTGCGGCGGCGCAAACGTGGGCTAAAAGCGAAAGCACCGCGGCGCCGGAGGCGGTTTTTGCGCAGCCAGTCGGTGAGCGCGTTGGCCGCACCGCGCTCGTCGTTGGCACGTTTGACACCAAGGGCAAGGAATTGCGTTTCATCGCCGAGCGGCTGAAGGCACTCGGCTTGCGGACCCGGCAGGTCGATCTCTCGACAACGGGCAAGGCGACGCCGGCGGATGTGACGGCACTCGAGGTCGCAAGCTTCCATCCGCGCGGTGCGGATGCGGTCATGTCGGGGGATCGTGGCGCCGCGGTCACCGCTATGGCCGAAGCTTTTGCGCGCTGGATCGTGCGTGAGCCCGACATCGGTGGGATCATCTCGGCGGGCGGCTCGGGCGGCACCACCCTTGCCACCGCTGGGATGCGTGTGCTCCCCATCGGCGTGCCGAAGCTCATGGTCTCGACGGTCGCCGCCGGTGATGTCGCGCACTATGTTGGTGGCACCGACATTATGATGCTCCCCTCGGTGGCCGACATACAGGGGCTGAATTCGATTACAGAGCGGGTTCTGGGCAACGCCGCCCATGCGCTCGCCGGGATGATCGCGCAATTGCCTACCGCCGAGGCGCGGGAGGCTAGGCGCAAGCACGCGCGCCCGGCACTGGGCATCACCATGTTCGGGGTGACGACGCCGCTCGTTCAGGCGATATCGCGCAAGCTCGAGCGGGATTATGACTGTCTGGTTTTTCATGCGACCGGCATTGGCGGGCGGGCGATGGAGAGGCTTGCTGACTCGCGTCTCCTGGTTGCCATGCTTGATCTCACGACCACCGAAATCGCCGACATGATTGTGGGCGGCGTCTTCCCCGCCGATCAAGACCGTTTCGGCTCCGCTATTCGTACCGGAATGCCCTATGTCGGCTCGGTGGGAGCGCTCGATATGGTCAATTTCGGGCCGCGTGAGACCGTGCCGGAGAAATTTCGCGGCCGTAAATTTGTCATCCATAATCCGAACGTTACCTTGATGCGAACGACGCGTGATGAAAACCGCGCCTTTGGCGAATGGATCGGTGCGCGTCTCAACCGGATGGCTGGCCCGGTGCGGTTCCTGTTGCCCGAGGGCGGGGTCTCGTTGCTCGACGCGCCAGGGCAGCCTTTTTATGATCCGGAAGCGGATGCCGCCTTGTTCGAGGCCATCGAAAAATCCGTCCTTCCCTCGCCGTCGCGGCGCGTCGAACGTGTTGCGTGCAATATCAATGAGCCGGCGTTCGCGGATGCGGTGATTGCATCGTTTCGGGCGATCGCGCCGAAATTGCAAAGGAGGGCCTGA
- a CDS encoding phosphoenolpyruvate hydrolase family protein: MPRFQRTVLVQNFQDMKRRRVPIVGGGAGTGLSAKCEEKGGIDLIVIYNSGRYRMAGRGSLSGLLAYGNANEIVREMAREIVPVVEKTPVLAGVNGTDPFCLFDMFLDELKAMGIAGVQNFPTVGLIDGIFRSNLEETGMSYGLEVDLIRRAHEKDLLTTPYVFNADEATAMAKAGADVIVCHMGLTTGGVIGAETAITLKHVPALVDEWAEAAFKVNRDAIILVHGGPVAEPDDVAYIFHNCRHCHGFYGASSMERLPTERALTEQTRKFKSVAFG; the protein is encoded by the coding sequence ATGCCGCGCTTTCAACGCACCGTCCTCGTTCAGAATTTCCAAGATATGAAGCGCCGGCGTGTGCCGATTGTCGGCGGTGGTGCTGGCACGGGATTGTCCGCGAAATGTGAGGAGAAGGGTGGGATCGATCTCATCGTGATTTATAATTCCGGCCGCTATCGCATGGCGGGGCGCGGTTCGCTCTCTGGTCTGCTCGCCTACGGCAATGCCAATGAGATCGTCCGCGAAATGGCGCGTGAAATCGTGCCGGTGGTCGAGAAAACGCCGGTTCTTGCCGGCGTCAATGGCACCGATCCATTCTGCCTGTTCGACATGTTCCTTGACGAACTCAAGGCAATGGGGATTGCCGGCGTGCAGAATTTTCCGACTGTCGGTCTGATCGACGGCATATTTCGTTCCAATCTCGAGGAGACTGGCATGTCCTACGGCCTTGAGGTCGATCTCATTCGGCGTGCTCACGAGAAGGATTTGCTGACAACCCCCTACGTCTTCAACGCCGACGAGGCGACGGCGATGGCCAAGGCTGGCGCTGACGTCATAGTCTGCCATATGGGGCTCACCACCGGCGGGGTGATCGGTGCAGAAACGGCGATCACGCTCAAACATGTCCCGGCGCTGGTCGATGAATGGGCGGAGGCGGCGTTCAAGGTCAACCGGGACGCGATCATCCTCGTCCATGGCGGCCCTGTCGCCGAACCCGACGACGTTGCCTATATTTTCCATAATTGCCGTCATTGCCATGGGTTTTATGGAGCCTCCTCGATGGAACGGCTGCCGACGGAGCGAGCGCTGACGGAACAAACACGCAAATTCAAGTCGGTCGCCTTCGGCTGA
- a CDS encoding flotillin family protein encodes MAAQIFGNIVLWLVLVAILIVVGVYVLRWLYRRSTKGIAFVRTGFLGERVVVNGGAFVIPVLHEITPVNMNVMRIEVRRDQQAALITKNRMRVDLIAEFFVRVGASPQLVAAAAQTLGGRTLEPEGLREILEGKFAAAMRTVAARMTLEEMHERRGEYAEAVQHLAAATLAVNGLELETVAIVDLDQTSLDYFDPSNAFDAEGLTQLTETIELRRRMRNEIEQRTLVDIRNQNLDTQRKVLEIDRDAEYARLEQEREVEIRRAEQRAVLVKERAARDQEAEEAQLIAREAVEMARLAQERTLTEARIRTEEEAQRHEIARRRALDEAEMKTREQTEREQIALGFALEKARIERERAQSELEIQRKRALEIVELERQIALAEKTLDFTRAEAERRRAEIIANQQTEAERIQQERAIDEVRLARERHLNSLQIANRQAFEEAEIAAAEEIERTRIATERGVEEAKLVKDRDLRKLAIECHLNVELTEIQKAIDLARKTEERSTALVAAEVARADAVAAEERTFTTREREIAERRKLTDLIATQREVQSEALRVTAAAEAEMRAARSLAEARKITAEAEAEAEKIRVLAAAQRYEVEAEGQRLINEAENLLTGEARAGRLRGKLLDRLEAIVRESVKPMEKIEGIKILHIDGLNGVGAGGGGGRNVTDEVIDSALRYRIQAPMIDNLMKEIGIEGGSLGRLTDVLRDAKDISSLTRDRTPAGKVTRAHDEQDDDRGRDR; translated from the coding sequence ATGGCCGCACAAATTTTCGGCAATATTGTTCTCTGGCTGGTCCTCGTCGCGATTCTCATCGTCGTCGGGGTCTATGTCCTGCGCTGGCTCTATCGGCGCTCCACGAAGGGGATCGCATTCGTTCGAACCGGCTTTCTCGGTGAGCGAGTGGTGGTCAACGGCGGCGCTTTCGTCATTCCTGTTTTGCACGAGATCACGCCCGTCAATATGAACGTGATGCGGATCGAGGTTCGCCGCGATCAGCAAGCGGCATTGATCACCAAGAACAGGATGCGGGTTGATCTGATTGCGGAATTTTTCGTTCGTGTCGGCGCTTCGCCGCAACTCGTGGCCGCCGCGGCGCAGACGCTCGGAGGGCGAACGCTTGAGCCAGAGGGTCTGCGTGAGATCTTGGAGGGCAAGTTCGCGGCCGCGATGCGCACGGTCGCCGCACGCATGACACTCGAGGAGATGCATGAGCGGCGCGGCGAATACGCCGAGGCCGTGCAACACTTGGCGGCCGCGACGCTCGCCGTCAACGGGCTGGAACTGGAGACTGTGGCGATCGTCGATCTCGATCAAACCAGCCTCGATTATTTCGATCCATCCAATGCCTTTGATGCCGAGGGTCTGACCCAGCTCACCGAAACGATCGAGCTTCGTCGGCGCATGCGCAACGAAATCGAGCAGCGCACCCTGGTCGATATCCGTAATCAGAATCTCGATACCCAACGCAAAGTGCTTGAGATCGATCGTGATGCCGAATATGCGCGGCTGGAGCAGGAGCGTGAGGTCGAGATCCGCCGTGCAGAGCAGCGGGCCGTGCTCGTCAAAGAGCGCGCGGCGCGTGATCAGGAAGCCGAAGAGGCGCAGCTCATCGCCCGTGAGGCGGTGGAGATGGCACGGCTCGCACAGGAGCGTACTCTCACCGAAGCGCGAATCCGTACCGAGGAAGAGGCGCAGCGGCATGAGATCGCCCGCCGCCGGGCGCTCGACGAAGCGGAAATGAAAACGCGCGAGCAAACGGAACGTGAACAGATCGCCCTCGGCTTCGCATTGGAGAAAGCGCGGATCGAGCGGGAACGCGCCCAGAGCGAGCTCGAGATCCAACGTAAGCGCGCCCTCGAGATCGTCGAACTCGAGCGCCAGATCGCGCTTGCCGAGAAAACCCTCGATTTCACGCGGGCTGAAGCCGAGCGGCGTCGCGCGGAAATCATCGCCAATCAGCAGACTGAAGCTGAGCGCATCCAGCAGGAGCGTGCCATCGATGAAGTGCGTCTGGCGCGTGAGCGACATTTGAACAGCTTGCAAATCGCCAACCGGCAGGCTTTCGAGGAAGCTGAAATCGCTGCTGCTGAGGAAATCGAGCGGACGCGTATCGCGACCGAGCGTGGTGTCGAGGAAGCGAAGCTGGTCAAAGACCGGGATCTGCGCAAGCTTGCTATCGAATGCCATCTCAATGTTGAATTGACCGAGATCCAGAAAGCGATCGATCTCGCGCGCAAGACGGAGGAACGCTCGACGGCGCTGGTCGCGGCAGAGGTCGCGCGTGCTGATGCGGTGGCGGCCGAGGAGCGTACCTTCACGACGCGCGAACGCGAAATCGCCGAGCGGCGTAAACTCACCGATCTCATTGCCACGCAACGCGAGGTTCAGAGTGAGGCGTTGCGCGTCACGGCGGCGGCGGAGGCGGAGATGCGTGCCGCCCGCAGTCTCGCCGAGGCACGCAAGATCACCGCCGAGGCAGAGGCGGAAGCCGAAAAAATTCGTGTTTTGGCGGCGGCGCAGCGTTACGAGGTCGAAGCCGAAGGTCAGCGCCTGATCAATGAAGCGGAAAACCTCCTCACCGGCGAGGCGCGTGCCGGGCGGCTCCGTGGTAAGCTGCTCGACCGTCTCGAGGCGATCGTGCGCGAAAGTGTCAAGCCGATGGAAAAGATAGAGGGTATCAAAATCCTTCATATCGATGGCTTGAATGGCGTTGGCGCTGGGGGTGGGGGTGGGCGCAACGTCACCGATGAAGTGATCGATTCGGCGCTGCGTTATCGTATCCAAGCGCCGATGATTGACAACCTGATGAAGGAGATCGGCATCGAGGGAGGCTCGCTCGGGCGGCTGACCGATGTGCTCCGCGACGCCAAGGATATCTCAAGTCTGACGCGCGATAGAACGCCAGCAGGCAAAGTTACGCGCGCGCATGACGAGCAAGACGACGATCGTGGGCGCGACCGATGA
- a CDS encoding SRPBCC family protein, which produces MGATDEGQRSGIVMTKVYVSAVIPAPAAEVWRVVRNFNALPDWTPFVAESRIEHNAPPDQIGCIRNFRLRDGGVIRERLLALSDYDLSCTYAILESPMGVRNYVAKLSLTPVTDGDMTFAAWEAEFECAPEREAALIQQIGAGVFQAAFDALKQRFRR; this is translated from the coding sequence GTGGGCGCGACCGATGAAGGCCAGCGCAGCGGGATCGTCATGACCAAGGTTTATGTTTCTGCCGTTATCCCTGCACCGGCCGCCGAGGTCTGGCGGGTCGTGCGCAATTTCAACGCGCTCCCCGATTGGACGCCGTTCGTCGCAGAAAGCCGCATCGAGCACAACGCCCCGCCTGATCAGATCGGCTGCATCCGTAATTTCCGTCTTCGTGATGGCGGCGTCATCCGCGAACGGTTGTTGGCGCTGTCGGATTACGATCTCTCCTGCACCTATGCCATTTTGGAAAGCCCGATGGGGGTGCGGAACTACGTCGCCAAGCTGTCGCTAACGCCGGTGACCGACGGCGACATGACCTTCGCCGCGTGGGAAGCGGAATTTGAATGCGCACCGGAGCGCGAGGCGGCGCTTATCCAACAGATCGGCGCCGGCGTTTTCCAAGCGGCGTTCGACGCGCTCAAACAGCGCTTCAGACGCTGA